Proteins encoded together in one Lathyrus oleraceus cultivar Zhongwan6 chromosome 5, CAAS_Psat_ZW6_1.0, whole genome shotgun sequence window:
- the LOC127084365 gene encoding 26S proteasome regulatory subunit 6B homolog, with product MGSSAMVLDPKPVSEPPPSLPSTKSEYLYGGDTASDEDDLYSRLKSLQRQLEFIDIQEEYVKDEQKNLKRELLRAQEEVKRIQSVPLVIGQFMEMVDQNNGIVGSTTGSNYYVRILSTINRELLKPSASVALHRHSNALVDVLPPEADSSISLLSQSEKPDVSYNDIGGCDIQKQEIREAVELPLTHHDLYKQIGIDPPRGVLLYGPPGTGKTMLAKAVANHTTAAFIRVVGSEFVQKYLGEGPRMVRDVFRLAKENAPAIIFIDEVDAIATARFDAQTGADREVQRILMELLNQMDGFDQTVNVKVIMATNRADTLDPALLRPGRLDRKIEFPLPDRRQKRLVFQVCTAKMNLSDEVDLEDYVSRPDKISAAEISAICQEAGMHAVRKNRYVILPKDFEKGYRTNVKKPDTDFEFYK from the exons ATGGGATCCTCCGCGATGGTTCTAGACCCAAAACCCGTCTCAGAACCGCCACCGTCCCTTCCCTCCACAAAATCCGAATACCTTTACGGCGGCGACACAGCCTCCGACGAAGATGACCTATACAGCCGCCTCAAATCGCTGCAACGACAACTCGAGTTCATCGACATCCAAGAGGAGTACGTAAAAGATGAACAGAAAAATCTGAAGCGCGAGCTTCTTCGCGCGCAAGAAGAGGTTAAGAGGATCCAATCGGTTCCACTCGTTATCGGTCAATTTATGGAGATGGTTGATCAGAACAACGGTATCGTTGGATCAACTACTGGATCCAACTACTATGTAAGGATTCTCAGTACTATCAACCGTGAGCTTCTCAAGCCTTCTGCTTCCGTTGCGCTTCACCGACATTCCAACGCACTTGTTGATGTACTTCCTCCGGAGGCTGATTCCAGTATCTCACTTCTTAGCCAGTCCGAGAAACCTGATGTCTCTTACAAT GATATTGGAGGATGTGATATCCAAAAGCAGGAAATTCGCGAGGCTGTAGAGTTACCTCTCACACATCACGATCTATACAAACAAATTGGTATTGACCCTCCTCGAGGTGTCTTACTATATGGCCCCCCTGGAACCGGTAAAACAATGCTTGCCAAAGCTGTTGCTAATCATACCACTGCTGCTTTCATCAGGGTTGTGGGTTCTGAGTTTGTGCAGAAGTATCTTGGCGAG GGTCCAAGGATGGTTCGCGATGTATTTCGTCTCGCAAAAGAGAATGCCCCTGCAATTATATTTATTGATGAGGTTGATGCGATAGCTACTGCTAGGTTTGATGCCCAAACTGGAGCTGACAGAGAAGTACAACGTATCCTGATGGAACTTTTGAATCAG ATGGACGGTTTTGACCAGACGGTGAATGTTAAAGTAATAATGGCAACCAATCGGGCAGACACTCTGGATCCCGCCCTCTTGCGTCCTGGAAGGCTTGATCGCAAAATTGAGTTCCCATTGCCTGACAGACGCCAAAAGAGGCTTGTATTTCAG GTATGCACGGCCAAAATGAATTTGAGTGACGAGGTAGACTTGGAGGATTATGTTTCCCGTCCTGACAAAATTAGTGCTGCTGAG ATATCTGCTATTTGTCAAGAAGCTGGAATGCACGCCGTTCGGAAGAATAGATATGTCATACTGCCAAAGGACTTCGAAAAAGGTTATAGGACCAACGTGAAGAAACCTGATACTGACTTTGAATTTTACAAGTGA